In Raphanus sativus cultivar WK10039 unplaced genomic scaffold, ASM80110v3 Scaffold2826, whole genome shotgun sequence, the following are encoded in one genomic region:
- the LOC130506036 gene encoding 4-substituted benzoates-glutamate ligase GH3.12-like, with the protein MSVSFDLNDLDELTLNAKQIQDNLLEEILTINTNTEYLRQFLHGSSDKELFKKNVPVVMYEDVKPYIERVANGEPSGVISGKAVTQFLLSSGTSGGKQKIFPVNKKFFEDMAFITAQSSSIISKHIEGVKQGKTMTFYFARVPSSTPSGLPVSFVRGSYLTSESFKNESSYRYTSPNEVMLCSDNKQAMHCHLLCGLIQRDEVVSLAAPFACSLVGAITVLENNWKELCSNIRSGHVSEWITDFACREVVTNILGGPNSELADRIEEECQKESWKGIITRLWPKTKFIQSVITGQNAQFIPMLEFYSNKLPLISPIYASSETMFGVNVNPLCKPQDISYTFMPNMSYFEFLRAGDNGNEGDIVDLVDVQIGCYYEPLVTNYFGLHRYRMGDILQVSGFHNNAPQFRFVRRKSVVLSINVEVTTEEDILKALNHATDHLIKTSDLILMGFTCYADIASLPGHYVFYWELKAKKVDDIVKLDNKVMVECCCVMEESLNFLYRKVRTNEGSIGPLEIRVVQQGTFDSLMKLFISRGASASQYKPPICINSSEALELLENSVIARFFSDKFPPP; encoded by the exons ATGAGTGTGAGTTTTGATCTCAACGATCTGGATGAGCTGACATTAAATGCCAAGCAAATACAAGACAATCTATTAGAGGAGATACTCACGATTAATACCAACACAGAGTACCTCCGACAGTTTCTCCATGGAAGCTCTGATAAAGAGCTATTCAAGAAGAATGTACCAGTTGTGATGTATGAAGATGTTAAGCCTTATATCGAACGTGTCGCGAATGGGGAGCCTTCAGGTGTCATTTCCGGAAAAGCTGTCACTCAATTTCTCTTGAG CTCTGGGACTTCTGGAGGAAAACAAAAGATCTTCCCTGTTAATAAGAAGTTTTTTGAGGACATGGCATTCATCACTGCTCAATCTTCGTCCATAATATCCAA GCATATCGAGGGTGTCAAACAAGGAAAGACGATGACGTTTTATTTCGCTAGAGTGCCATCTTCAACCCCCTCTGGCTTGCCAGTTTCTTTCGTGAGGGGAAGCTATTTAACGAGTGAATCTTTCAAGAACGAGTCATCATATCGCTATACAAGTCCTAATGAAGTGATGTTGTGCTCAGACAATAAACAGGCTATGCACTGCCATCTTCTTTGTGGTCTTATTCAGAGAGACGAAGTTGTGAGTCTGGCTGCTCCCTTTGCCTGTAGTTTAGTTGGAGCAATCACTGTTCTCGAAAATAACTGGAAAGAATTGTGTAGTAACATTCGATCTGGCCATGTTAGCGAGTGGATCACTGATTTTGCTTGCAGAGAAGTTGTGACTAACATCTTGGGAGGACCTAATTCCGAATTAGCAGATAGAATTGAAGAAGAATGCCAGAAAGAATCTTGGAAAGGTATAATCACACGTCTTTGGCCCAAAACGAAATTCATTCAAAGTGTTATTACAGGACAAAACGCACAATTCATTCCAATGTTGGAGTTTTACTCCAACAAACTGCCTTTGATATCCCCCATTTACGCGTCTTCTGAGACAATGTTTGGAGTAAATGTGAATCCCTTATGCAAGCCACAAGATATATCCTACACTTTTATGCCTAATATGTCTTACTTTGAGTTCCTACGCGCTGGCGACAACGGTAACGAGGGTGACATTGTTGATCTTGTGGATGTTCAGATTGGGTGCTACTATGAGCCCTTGGTCACAAATTATTTCG GTTTACACAGATATAGAATGGGGGATATTCTACAAGTGTCTGGATTCCACAATAATGCACCTCAATTTAGATTTGTACGCAGAAAAAGTGTGGTTCTAAGCATCAACGTGGAGGTAACAACTGAAGAAGACATTTTGAAGGCACTGAATCATGCGACAGACCACCTTATTAAAACTTCAGATTTAATATTGATGGGATTCACATGTTATGCTGATATCGCCAGTCTTCCAGGTCACTACGTTTTCTACTGGGAACTCAAAGCCAAAAAAGTTGATGACATTGTTAAACTCGATAACAAGGTAATGGTGGAATGTTGTTGTGTAATGGAGGAAtcattaaattttctttatcgAAAGGTAAGGACAAACGAGGGGTCTATTGGACCTCTAGAGATAAGGGTGGTGCAACAAGGAACTTTTGATTCTCTTATGAAGCTGTTTATCTCTCGAGGTGCTTCTGCATCTCAATACAAGCCACCTATTTGCATCAACTCTTCTGAAGCTTTAGAACTTCTTGAAAATAGTGTTATTGCTCGCTTTTTCAGTGACAAGTTCCCACCACCGTGA